In Astatotilapia calliptera chromosome 20, fAstCal1.2, whole genome shotgun sequence, one genomic interval encodes:
- the nr4a1 gene encoding nuclear receptor subfamily 4immunitygroup A member 1: MTCIYSQHGSQPSENNLGSSEFQNTDFISRLAVGMSSPLDQHLSAPSLPSIGSLVGTPTGDFDAYSCQFTTAPAHVAPSSAQETPFKLDELQVYGCYPGSFMLSYPDESVSPTGSDYYGSPASASAPSTPGFQSQHTSTWDSAFGPYSPSPGYWATEETSAPHAPSFFTFGAGSMEDMSPLGQPHLRDHDAFALSHPHPSTLTFPTLEMEHARSFDGADQLDAGSLSPKLKSPGGNEGCCAVCGDNASCHHYGVRTCEGCKGFFKRTVQKNSKYVCLSNKDCPVDKRRRNRCQFCRFQKCLAVGMVREVVRTDSLKGRRGRLPSKPKIIQDVTAAVSPVSMIAALVRAHIDSNPSVGTLDYSKYVEMDTSPNQKEDASDIRQFYDLLTASMEVIRQWANSIPGFSEFCLEDQELLLESAFVELYILRLAFRSDPKTEKLIFCNGVVLHKTQCVRGFGDWIESILEFSQNLHRMKLDVSSFSCLTALVIITDRHGLKEPKRVEDLQNQLITCLKDHVSGCGSDSLRPNYLSRLLGKLPELRTLCTQGLQRIFYLKLEDLVPPPPIVEKIFLDTLPF, translated from the exons ATGACTTGCATATATTCCCAGCACGGATCTCAGCCTAGTGAGAACAACCTCGGCAGCTCAGAGTTTCAGAACACAGACTTTATCTCCAGGCTGGCTGTGGGAATGAGTAGCCCACTGGACCAGCACCTCTCTGCACCATCCTTGCCAAGCATCGGCTCCCTGGTGGGCACTCCCACGGGAGACTTCGATGCATATTCATGCCAGTTTACTACGGCTCCTGCCCATGTTGCTCCATCCTCAGCGCAGGAAACTCCTTTCAAGCTCGATGAACTCCAAGTTTACGGCTGCTACCCTGGATCTTTCATGTTGAGTTACCCCGATGAATCTGTGTCCCCCACTGGGTCAGATTATTATGGCAGCCCTGCATCAGCCTCGGCTCCTTCAACCCCTGGGTTTCAGAGTCAGCACACATCCACCTGGGATTCAGCCTTTGGGCCATATTCACCCAGTCCAGGGTACTGGGCAACCGAGGAGACATCAGCACCCCATGCACCATCTTTCTTCACGTTTGGTGCAGGATCCATGGAGGATATGTCCCCTTTGGGTCAGCCACACTTACGAGATCATGATGCTTTTGCCTTGAGCCATCCTCACCCATCTACGCTGACCTTTCCCACCTTGGAGATGGAGCATGCACGCAGCTTTGATGGTGCTGACCAACTGGACGCTGGAAGCTTGTCACCCAAGCTGAAAAGTCCAGGTGGAAACGAAGgctgctgtgctgtgtgtgGGGATAACGCCTCCTGCCATCACTATGGAGTTCGCACTTGTGAAGGATGCAAAGGGTTTTTCAAG CGTACTGTGCAGAAAAATTCAAAGTATGTATGCCTTTCCAACAAAGACTGTCCTGTGGACAAGAGGCGGAGGAATCGATGCCAGTTCTGCCGTTTCCAGAAGTGTCTAGCTGTAGGCATGGTCAGGGAAG ttgTCAGAACTGATAGCCTGAAAGGGCGAAGAGGCCGCTTACCTTCCAAGCCTAAAATTATTCAGGATGTAACAGCTGCTGTGTCTCCAGTGAGCATGATCGCCGCACTCGTGAGGGCACATATTGACTCAAACCCCAGCGTTGGGACACTGGATTATTCCAAg TATGTTGAGATGGATACCAGCCCTAATCAGAAAGAGGACGCCAGTGACATCAGACAGTTTTACGACTTGCTTACAGCCTCCATGGAGGTTATCAGGCAGTGGGCAAATAGCATCCCGGGATTCTCTGAGTTCTGTCTTGAGGATCAGGAACTGCTGCTCGAATCGGCATTTGTTGAACTCTACATCCTGCGTCTTGCATTTCG GTCTGATCCTAAAACGGAGAAGCTCATCTTCTGCAATGGAGTCGTACTTCATAAAACGCAGTGCGTACGGGGTTTTGGCGACTGGATCGAGTCCATCTTGGAGTTTTCGCAAAATCTCCATCGCATGAAGCTCGACGTttcctccttctcctgcctCACAGCCCTCGTCATAATCACCG ATCGGCATGGTCTTAAGGAACCAAAACGTGTGGAAGACCTGCAGAATCAGCTCATCACCTGCCTCAAAGATCACGTCTCTGGCTGTGGCTCTGACTCTTTGAGGCCCAATTATTTATCCAGACTTCTCGGGAAGCTGCCTGAGCTCAGGACTCTGTGCACTCAAGGCCTCCAGCGCATCTTTTACCTTAAACTAGAAGACCTCGTTCCTCCGCCACCGATCGTGGAAAAAATCTTTCTGGATACGCTTCCATTTTGA
- the gtsf1 gene encoding gametocyte-specific factor 1 isoform X1, with product MSFERNGSLSCKFQLQMASNFVIGSTSSPCRTSSAEPAQLVEEYDGKGNTDPEKLLQCPFDKNHKIRSSRFPYHIIKCRKNHPKLARELKTCPFNARHLVPKHELAHHTETCEDRVPVDMEEDGSSSSNGPCNWHVPVSTWVNPNMTEDWDQEADNTAPPFVWGETKTIGPKQETRPTNNLGPTFRSPSDIPWSGF from the exons ATGTCTTTTGAGAGAAACGGATCTCTTTCATG TAAATTCCAGCTACAGATGGCGAGCAATTTTGTAATTGGAAGCACCAGCAGTCCCTGCAGGACCTCTTCTGCAGAGCCAGCACAGCTGGTTGAGGAATAtg ATGGgaaaggaaacacagacccagAAAAACTTCTTCAGTGCCCTTTTGATAAAAACCACAAGATCCGGTCCAGCCGCTTTCCTTACCACATCATAAAGTGCAGGAAG AACCATCCCAAACTGGCCCGTGAACTAAAAACCTGCCCTTTTAATGCTCGCCACCTGGTCCCCAAACATGAGCTGGCTCACCACACTGAGACCTGCGAGGACAGAGTTCCTGTGGACATGGAAGAAG ATggaagttcaagttcaaatggACCTTGTAACTGGCATGTCCCAGTCAGCACTTGGGTTAACCCAAACATGACTGAGGATTGGGATCAAG AGGCAGATAACACTGCTCCTCCATTTGTGTGGGGTGAAACCAAAACCATTGGGCCAAA ACAGGAAACAAGACCCACCAACAATCTTGGTCCAACGTTTAGATCACCCAGTGACATTCCATGGTCTGGTTTTTAA
- the gtsf1 gene encoding gametocyte-specific factor 1 isoform X2, with product MASNFVIGSTSSPCRTSSAEPAQLVEEYDGKGNTDPEKLLQCPFDKNHKIRSSRFPYHIIKCRKNHPKLARELKTCPFNARHLVPKHELAHHTETCEDRVPVDMEEDGSSSSNGPCNWHVPVSTWVNPNMTEDWDQEADNTAPPFVWGETKTIGPKQETRPTNNLGPTFRSPSDIPWSGF from the exons ATGGCGAGCAATTTTGTAATTGGAAGCACCAGCAGTCCCTGCAGGACCTCTTCTGCAGAGCCAGCACAGCTGGTTGAGGAATAtg ATGGgaaaggaaacacagacccagAAAAACTTCTTCAGTGCCCTTTTGATAAAAACCACAAGATCCGGTCCAGCCGCTTTCCTTACCACATCATAAAGTGCAGGAAG AACCATCCCAAACTGGCCCGTGAACTAAAAACCTGCCCTTTTAATGCTCGCCACCTGGTCCCCAAACATGAGCTGGCTCACCACACTGAGACCTGCGAGGACAGAGTTCCTGTGGACATGGAAGAAG ATggaagttcaagttcaaatggACCTTGTAACTGGCATGTCCCAGTCAGCACTTGGGTTAACCCAAACATGACTGAGGATTGGGATCAAG AGGCAGATAACACTGCTCCTCCATTTGTGTGGGGTGAAACCAAAACCATTGGGCCAAA ACAGGAAACAAGACCCACCAACAATCTTGGTCCAACGTTTAGATCACCCAGTGACATTCCATGGTCTGGTTTTTAA
- the letmd1 gene encoding LETM1 domain-containing protein 1, whose product MALSCSSLCSQLSLIRHCRLGKNRITHGLYSPYVVCQFRLPLCRHYSSSEVRRGFARYVASKLQWANTKYEDFLKKRFPRFFLLYHTFVEGFKLLFRDAKDIRRIKGKMWSDGVKFQDLPYRDMEKLRQFRRDLIKAIPLVIISIPPFANYLVFVLMYFFPRQLLIPHFWTPSQQLEFRRVYHSLRARHHWPVLKGLECTSQQVKNGHLQRQLKDLCAKVQSGANPKVSEILAIRSLFSGPPLGIRRMSVDHMRHISPLLFLTPRLPGFLIGQRLSSHGLELLQLDRGLSRLGVHQLNDSELRQACYLRGLNADVLGVNQCREWLSQWLQVSSSLKDSEVSLLLHSIVFLSANYPSGPSHH is encoded by the exons ATGGCGCTGTCCTGTTCGAGTCTGTGTAGTCAACTGTCTTTAATCCGACACTGTCGTCTCGGTAAAAACAGGATAACACATGGTCTTTACTCTCCCTACGTGGTCTGTCAGTTCAG ACTGCCCCTGTGTAGACACTACTCATCGTCCGAAGTCAGACGAGGTTTTGCTCGTTATGTTGCCTCCAAACTCCAGTGGGCTAATACCAAATATGAAGATTTCCTTAAAAAGCGATTTCCCCGCTTTTTTCTGCTCTATCACACTTTCGTGGAAG GATTCAAGCTACTGTTCCGAGATGCCAAAGATATCAGGAGgataaaaggaaaaatgtgGTCTGATGGAGTAAAGTTCCAGGATTTGCCTTACAGGGACATGGAGAAACTCAGACAG TTTCGCAGAGACTTGATCAAGGCCATCCCGCTGGTGATCATATCCATCCCTCCCTTTGCCAACTACCTGGTTTTTGTCTTGAT GTATTTCTTCCCCCGTCAGCTTCTGATCCCTCACTTCTGGACTCCCAGCCAGCAGCTGGAGTTTCGGAGAGTGTACCACTCCCTCAGAGCTCGGCACCACTGGCCGGTGCTCAAAGGACTTGAGTGCACGAGTCAGCAGGTCAAAAATGGTCACTTACAGAGACAACTTAAGGACCTGTGTGCAAAA GTCCAAAGTGGAGCAAAccccaaagtgtctgaaatCCTTGCTATCCGAAGCCTGTTTTCTGGACCTCCTTTGGGTATAAGGAGAATGAGCGTTGATCACATG AGACACATCAGCCCGCTGCTCTTCTTGACGCCACGGCTCCCCGGCTTCTTGATTGGCCAGCGGCTAAGCAGCCACGGGCTGGAGTTGCTCCAACTGGACCGGGGCCTCAGCAGACTGGGCGTTCACCAGCTGAATGACTCTGAACTCAGACAG gCTTGTTATCTAAGGGGCCTCAATGCTGATGTTCTTGGTGTTAACCAGTGTCGTGAATGGTTGTCCCAGTGGCTACAGGTGTCAAGCTCATTGAaag ACTCAGAGGTGTCACTGCTTTTGCACAGCattgtgtttctctctgcaAACTACCCAAGTGGTCCCAGCCATCACTGA